A genomic region of Sideroxydans sp. CL21 contains the following coding sequences:
- the fabF gene encoding beta-ketoacyl-ACP synthase II yields the protein MARRRVVVTGLGAITPVGVGVAETWQNIVAGKSGIGRITRFDPSAFACQVAGEVKGFEVTEYLPAKDARRMDRFVHFGLVAGMEALKDSGLVVTEQNAERIGVCISSGIGGLPMIEDTHSDFLAGGPRKISPFFIPGTIINMISGNLSIMYGLKGPNFSVVTACTTGTHSIGESARIIEYGDADVMIAGGSESTISPLAIGGFSSAKALSTRNDDPETSSRPWDKDRDGFVMGEGAGVLVLEEYEHAKARGAKIYAELSGYGMSADAYHMTAPSTDGPKRSMVNALRNAGITPDQVQYVNAHGTSTPLGDKNETEAIKLAFGDHAKKLVVSSTKSMTGHLLGGAGGIESLFCVLAIHHQIAPPTINIFEQDPECDLDFCANTARQMKIDVAVNNNFGFGGTNGSLVFRKV from the coding sequence TTGGCTAGGCGCAGAGTGGTAGTGACCGGATTGGGCGCAATTACGCCCGTCGGTGTCGGGGTTGCCGAAACATGGCAAAATATCGTGGCAGGCAAATCCGGTATCGGGCGTATCACTCGCTTCGATCCCAGTGCCTTCGCCTGCCAGGTGGCGGGTGAGGTCAAAGGGTTCGAAGTAACCGAATATCTCCCCGCCAAGGATGCGCGTCGTATGGATCGATTTGTCCATTTCGGCCTCGTAGCCGGAATGGAAGCGTTAAAGGACTCGGGACTTGTGGTAACGGAACAGAACGCCGAACGTATCGGCGTTTGCATCAGTTCCGGCATCGGCGGTCTGCCGATGATCGAAGATACCCATAGCGATTTTCTGGCAGGTGGTCCGCGCAAGATTTCGCCATTCTTCATTCCCGGCACCATCATCAACATGATTTCCGGCAACCTGTCCATCATGTATGGATTGAAGGGGCCGAATTTCTCCGTTGTGACCGCCTGTACCACCGGTACGCACAGTATCGGCGAATCGGCGCGCATCATCGAATACGGCGATGCCGATGTCATGATCGCCGGTGGTTCTGAATCAACCATCTCGCCCCTGGCGATTGGTGGCTTTTCTTCCGCCAAGGCGCTGTCCACTCGCAACGACGATCCTGAAACTTCTAGTCGTCCTTGGGACAAGGACAGGGACGGTTTTGTGATGGGAGAAGGTGCCGGTGTTCTGGTGCTCGAAGAGTATGAGCACGCAAAAGCACGCGGAGCAAAGATCTATGCCGAGCTATCTGGCTATGGCATGAGCGCCGATGCCTACCACATGACGGCCCCTAGTACGGACGGACCAAAACGCAGCATGGTCAATGCCTTGCGTAATGCAGGTATCACTCCGGATCAAGTGCAATACGTCAATGCGCACGGTACTTCGACCCCATTGGGCGACAAGAACGAGACCGAAGCCATCAAGCTGGCTTTTGGCGACCATGCCAAAAAACTGGTAGTGAGCTCCACAAAATCGATGACTGGTCACCTGCTGGGTGGCGCGGGGGGTATCGAGTCCCTGTTTTGCGTGCTGGCGATTCATCATCAAATTGCACCGCCCACGATCAACATCTTTGAGCAGGATCCGGAGTGCGATCTTGACTTTTGCGCCAATACAGCACGCCAGATGAAGATTGATGTCGCAGTGAACAACAATTTCGGCTTCGGCGGAACCAACGGCTCCTTGGTATTCCGCAAGGTCTGA
- the pabC gene encoding aminodeoxychorismate lyase: MLINGASGNTINAEDRGLSYGDGVFRTLRMQAGRPVCWERQYAKLQQDCNALKISCPSALVLFSELQHLGKTQAEGVAKIIITRGVSTRGYAPSAQSETTRVLSVMPAAPYPTDYAKQGVRLYVCKLRLGHQPLLAGIKHLNRLENVLASSEWQGQDVQEGLLNDISGNVIGGTRSNLFMLRGNILYTPNLSRCGVAGVQRARVLDWAKQHGVTCNVADIRMEELMLADEIFLVNSVFGLWPVCDLGAYRRTLHPGAWKIQEWLNDERH, from the coding sequence ATGCTGATCAACGGCGCCTCAGGTAACACAATCAACGCGGAAGATCGTGGTTTGTCATACGGCGACGGGGTGTTCCGCACCCTGCGTATGCAAGCAGGGCGCCCAGTCTGCTGGGAACGCCAGTACGCCAAACTGCAGCAAGACTGCAACGCACTGAAGATTTCCTGCCCTTCCGCGCTGGTCCTGTTCAGCGAGCTGCAGCATCTGGGCAAGACCCAAGCCGAGGGCGTTGCCAAAATCATCATCACGCGCGGCGTTTCAACCAGGGGCTACGCCCCATCAGCTCAATCAGAAACGACCCGCGTCCTCAGTGTCATGCCCGCAGCGCCTTATCCGACGGACTATGCCAAACAGGGGGTGCGCTTGTATGTCTGCAAGCTGCGTTTGGGACATCAGCCATTGCTGGCCGGGATCAAGCATCTTAACCGCCTGGAAAACGTGCTTGCCTCAAGTGAATGGCAGGGACAGGATGTGCAGGAAGGCCTGTTGAATGACATCTCTGGTAATGTCATTGGTGGAACTCGATCCAACTTGTTCATGTTGCGCGGCAATATTCTGTATACCCCGAACCTGTCGCGTTGCGGTGTAGCAGGTGTACAGCGAGCCCGTGTGCTGGACTGGGCCAAGCAGCATGGTGTGACCTGCAACGTGGCGGATATCCGCATGGAAGAGTTGATGCTTGCAGATGAGATATTTCTGGTCAATAGTGTGTTTGGCCTGTGGCCAGTGTGCGATCTTGGCGCGTACCGGCGCACACTGCATCCCGGTGCCTGGAAGATACAGGAATGGTTGAACGATGAGCGTCATTAA
- a CDS encoding histone deacetylase family protein — MQTAYISHPLCLRHDMGSDHPECPARIHAIEDQLIASGLFGYLQHHDAPEVSREQLLRVHDGDYIDSIAATAPKEGRVMLDGDTEMNPFTYPAALRAAGAVVMGVDLVMEGKTENAFCNIRPPGHHAERARAMGFCIFNNVAIGAAHALAAHGLSRVAIADFDVHHGNGTEHIFHENPRVMLCSTFQHPFYPYGGADSGNEHIINVPLAAGAGSEEFRAAVTNIWLPALEAFKPEFLLISAGFDAHREDDMSMLRLVDGDYGWVTQHLKQVAEKHCQGRIVSALEGGYALHALGRSAMAHIKILSGL, encoded by the coding sequence ATGCAGACCGCTTACATCAGTCATCCGCTCTGTCTCAGGCACGACATGGGCTCGGATCATCCGGAATGTCCGGCTCGTATCCATGCCATCGAGGATCAATTGATTGCATCCGGATTGTTCGGCTATCTTCAGCATCACGATGCACCAGAGGTGTCGCGCGAACAATTGCTGCGCGTACATGATGGCGACTATATTGACAGCATTGCAGCCACTGCGCCAAAAGAGGGCAGAGTGATGCTCGACGGCGATACCGAGATGAATCCCTTCACCTATCCGGCTGCACTGCGTGCAGCCGGTGCCGTTGTGATGGGTGTGGACCTGGTGATGGAAGGAAAAACGGAGAATGCCTTCTGTAATATTCGCCCGCCCGGGCATCATGCAGAAAGAGCCCGGGCCATGGGGTTCTGTATCTTTAATAATGTCGCCATCGGTGCGGCGCATGCGCTTGCCGCGCATGGCTTGAGCCGGGTAGCGATAGCGGATTTCGACGTGCATCACGGCAACGGAACAGAACACATTTTTCACGAAAATCCGCGCGTGATGTTGTGCTCGACTTTCCAGCATCCGTTCTATCCCTATGGTGGTGCGGACAGCGGAAATGAACACATTATCAATGTACCGCTGGCGGCGGGCGCCGGTAGCGAAGAGTTTCGTGCCGCTGTCACCAATATATGGTTACCCGCTTTGGAAGCTTTCAAGCCTGAATTCCTGTTGATCTCTGCCGGATTCGATGCTCACCGGGAAGATGACATGTCCATGCTAAGACTGGTTGATGGAGATTACGGCTGGGTGACGCAGCATTTAAAGCAAGTTGCGGAAAAGCACTGCCAAGGGCGCATCGTTTCGGCGCTGGAAGGTGGATATGCATTGCATGCGCTGGGGCGCAGCGCAATGGCTCATATCAAAATATTAAGCGGGCTGTGA
- the mltG gene encoding endolytic transglycosylase MltG, whose translation MSVIKELLLWLLFILIIVGGLFTYYARTPIPLEHTPFEFSLKQGSSLKSAAHQIQQSGGLNNELLFVLLARSLRKANQIKPGNYQLEHEVTPLQLLNMISKGQFEHSSLTIIEGTTFKELRTTLNAESTLRHDSATLSEAEILKRIGATESAAEGLFFPDTYNYSTGSSDLIVLKRAYQLMQRNLQDNWKKRDSDLPFSTPYEALTLASIVEKETGQPGDRPMIASVFINRLKKHMRLQTDPTVIYGMGDKFDGNLRKRDLTQDTPFNTYTRNGLTPTPIALPGLAALQATLHPAPSAALYFVARGDGSSQFSSTLIEHNNAVNQYQIKPFKQKK comes from the coding sequence ATGAGCGTCATTAAAGAATTGCTGTTGTGGCTGTTATTCATCCTGATCATCGTGGGAGGTCTGTTTACCTACTATGCGCGTACTCCGATTCCGCTGGAACATACCCCCTTTGAATTTTCCCTGAAACAGGGAAGCAGCCTCAAAAGTGCTGCACACCAGATTCAACAATCAGGTGGACTGAATAACGAATTGCTTTTCGTTTTGCTGGCGAGAAGTCTGCGCAAGGCAAATCAGATCAAGCCGGGAAATTACCAACTGGAACATGAAGTCACTCCGCTGCAACTGTTGAACATGATCAGCAAAGGTCAGTTCGAACACAGCTCATTGACCATCATAGAAGGCACTACGTTCAAGGAGTTGCGCACAACATTGAACGCTGAGTCGACGCTGCGCCACGACAGCGCTACCTTATCGGAAGCGGAAATACTCAAGCGGATCGGCGCAACGGAGTCGGCTGCTGAAGGGCTGTTTTTTCCCGACACCTATAACTATTCCACCGGCAGCAGCGACCTGATCGTGTTGAAACGCGCGTATCAACTGATGCAGCGCAACCTGCAGGATAATTGGAAGAAACGCGACAGCGACCTGCCATTCAGCACCCCTTATGAAGCGCTGACTTTGGCATCCATCGTGGAAAAGGAAACGGGCCAACCCGGCGACCGTCCCATGATCGCTTCGGTCTTTATCAACCGCTTGAAAAAACATATGCGCTTGCAGACCGATCCGACGGTGATTTACGGCATGGGTGACAAGTTCGACGGCAATCTGCGCAAACGCGACCTGACCCAGGACACTCCGTTCAATACCTATACCCGTAACGGATTGACTCCCACACCGATTGCCCTGCCAGGATTGGCAGCTCTGCAGGCAACGCTGCACCCGGCACCGAGTGCCGCCTTGTATTTTGTGGCACGCGGCGACGGCAGCTCGCAGTTTTCCAGCACGCTGATCGAGCACAATAACGCTGTCAACCAGTACCAGATCAAACCATTTAAGCAAAAAAAATGA
- the tmk gene encoding dTMP kinase produces MSSAKFITFEGVDGAGKSTHLEWFANALRQRGINLLVTREPGGTPLGERLREILLNQPMHAETEALLMFAARREHVEQVIRPALKSGTWVISDRFSDASFAYQGGGRGVPLAKLEQLEQWVHADLQPDLTLLFDIPIEVARQRLSNNVSLDRFEQERGEFFERVRQAYLVRAAKTPQRFAVIRAENAIPEVHQELAKIVATF; encoded by the coding sequence ATGAGCTCAGCTAAATTCATCACTTTTGAAGGCGTGGACGGGGCAGGGAAAAGCACCCATCTGGAATGGTTCGCCAATGCACTGCGCCAGCGCGGCATCAACCTGCTGGTGACGCGTGAACCGGGCGGTACGCCGCTGGGCGAACGTCTGCGCGAGATATTGCTGAACCAGCCCATGCACGCCGAAACCGAGGCACTGCTGATGTTTGCTGCACGCCGCGAGCATGTTGAGCAAGTCATTCGCCCTGCACTAAAAAGCGGAACCTGGGTCATCTCCGACCGATTCAGCGACGCAAGCTTTGCTTATCAAGGCGGGGGCAGGGGCGTACCGCTGGCCAAACTGGAACAACTGGAACAATGGGTACACGCCGACCTTCAGCCAGACCTGACCTTGTTGTTCGATATTCCCATTGAAGTTGCACGCCAACGATTGTCCAATAATGTGAGTTTGGACCGTTTCGAGCAGGAACGCGGCGAATTCTTTGAGCGCGTGCGCCAGGCTTATCTGGTCAGAGCTGCCAAAACACCGCAACGATTCGCCGTTATTCGTGCCGAAAATGCCATACCTGAAGTTCATCAGGAATTGGCGAAAATCGTTGCAACATTTTGA
- the holB gene encoding DNA polymerase III subunit delta' — MKSLYPWQTESWQALQGLRARLPHALLLKGAQGIGKLDLALNFAQSLLCEKPNADGMACQECSSCHWFEQDSHPDFRLIQPDAMSAAEDGEEKAGAKKPSREISVDQIRDLSSFANLSAHCGGFRVVVIHPAEALNNNAANSLLKTLEEPTDKLLFLLVTHKPQQLLPTILSRCLSFAVHTPTREVGAAWLAQQGVANPEQALAQTGFAPLQALGWAESGEGSEERSMLLAAICQPAKLDALALADSLQRSAPVHVIHCLQQWCHDLTSAKLAGSVRYFPEQAVEIGKLADNVPSAALMRFQKELLAARRAAFHPLNPRLVMESLLLSYRQLFSV; from the coding sequence ATGAAATCACTCTATCCATGGCAAACTGAATCATGGCAAGCCTTGCAAGGATTGCGTGCCCGGCTGCCGCATGCGCTGCTGCTTAAGGGCGCGCAAGGGATAGGCAAGCTGGATCTGGCTCTGAATTTTGCCCAGTCATTATTGTGTGAAAAGCCAAATGCCGACGGTATGGCTTGCCAGGAATGCAGCTCATGCCACTGGTTCGAACAAGACAGCCACCCTGATTTTCGCCTGATTCAACCCGATGCGATGTCTGCAGCCGAAGATGGTGAAGAAAAGGCCGGCGCAAAAAAGCCGTCGCGTGAGATATCCGTGGATCAAATACGCGACCTGTCCAGCTTTGCCAATCTGTCCGCCCATTGCGGCGGATTTCGCGTAGTTGTCATTCATCCAGCTGAAGCATTGAACAACAATGCTGCCAATTCCTTGCTAAAAACTCTGGAAGAACCAACCGATAAGTTACTGTTTTTGTTGGTTACGCACAAGCCGCAACAATTGCTGCCTACCATACTGAGTCGCTGCCTTAGTTTTGCCGTACATACTCCGACGCGAGAAGTCGGAGCTGCCTGGCTTGCCCAACAAGGCGTGGCGAACCCTGAACAGGCGCTGGCTCAGACTGGATTCGCGCCTTTGCAGGCGCTGGGTTGGGCGGAATCGGGAGAGGGCTCTGAAGAGCGCAGTATGCTGTTGGCCGCTATTTGCCAACCGGCAAAACTGGATGCCTTGGCACTGGCAGACAGCTTGCAACGCAGTGCCCCGGTTCATGTCATTCATTGCCTGCAGCAATGGTGCCACGATTTAACCAGTGCCAAATTGGCTGGCTCGGTAAGATATTTCCCGGAGCAAGCTGTTGAGATCGGCAAACTGGCTGACAACGTCCCGTCAGCAGCGTTGATGCGGTTCCAGAAGGAATTGCTGGCAGCCAGGCGTGCCGCATTCCATCCGCTCAATCCCAGATTAGTCATGGAATCCCTGTTATTGTCATACCGTCAACTATTCTCTGTTTGA
- the pelG gene encoding exopolysaccharide Pel transporter PelG: protein MAGIGFELRKLLEKDSYFGLFQAYAYAGIISSGPWVLSIVGILFVGFLSLGVVFPHFLIVQFQVSVTYLILSSLILTGFIQLGFTRFIADNLFRKLDKEVLPNFNGMLLVVTSVSGIVGLLAIFLFFSGMSVPYRILMLSGFVILCAIWVATIFLSGMKQYKEIVVLFAIGYTVTVFGALLLRSHGMEGLLLGFVIGHFVLLIGMVTLTLRTFPLVDSFISFDFMRPGAMYTSLVWAGFLYNLAVWADKLMFWFYPDTSQNIIGPLRASLIYDFPIFLAYLAIIPGMAVFLVRIETDFVEYYEKFYDAVREGGSLDHIETMRDNMLFTVRQGLFEIVKIQAIAVLLVFVLGEKLLKWLGISTLYLPLLDVDVVAAGLQVVLLGILNIFFYLDKRRIVVFLCVLFLFANIALTSLSLYLGASYYGYGFALSLLITVLTGMQLLSRKLDTLEYETFMLQ from the coding sequence ATGGCGGGCATAGGCTTCGAGCTGCGCAAGCTGCTGGAGAAGGACAGCTATTTCGGGCTGTTCCAGGCCTATGCCTATGCCGGCATCATCAGCTCCGGGCCATGGGTGCTGTCTATCGTCGGGATTTTATTTGTCGGCTTTCTGAGTCTGGGCGTGGTGTTCCCGCATTTTTTGATCGTCCAGTTTCAGGTCTCCGTTACCTATTTGATACTCAGTTCATTGATCCTGACCGGCTTTATCCAGCTCGGTTTTACGCGCTTCATCGCGGACAACTTGTTCAGAAAACTGGATAAGGAGGTGCTGCCGAATTTCAATGGCATGCTGCTGGTCGTGACGAGTGTCAGCGGCATTGTCGGGCTACTTGCGATATTCCTGTTCTTTTCCGGCATGAGCGTGCCATACCGCATACTCATGCTTTCCGGTTTTGTCATCCTGTGTGCGATCTGGGTGGCCACGATTTTTCTGTCCGGTATGAAGCAGTACAAGGAGATCGTGGTTCTTTTCGCAATTGGCTACACCGTTACCGTGTTTGGTGCACTACTTTTGCGGTCGCATGGAATGGAAGGTTTGCTGCTCGGTTTTGTCATCGGGCATTTCGTGCTCCTGATCGGCATGGTGACATTGACGCTGCGCACTTTTCCCCTGGTTGATTCATTTATCTCCTTCGATTTCATGCGTCCGGGAGCGATGTACACCAGTCTGGTATGGGCGGGGTTTCTCTACAATCTCGCGGTTTGGGCCGACAAGTTGATGTTCTGGTTCTACCCGGATACCAGCCAGAACATCATCGGGCCGTTGCGGGCCTCGCTGATTTACGATTTTCCGATCTTCCTCGCCTATCTGGCGATCATTCCCGGCATGGCGGTATTTCTGGTGCGGATAGAAACCGATTTTGTGGAGTATTACGAGAAATTCTATGACGCGGTGCGCGAAGGGGGATCGCTCGATCATATCGAAACCATGCGCGACAACATGTTGTTCACGGTACGGCAGGGGCTGTTCGAGATCGTCAAGATACAGGCTATCGCCGTATTGCTGGTTTTTGTGCTCGGCGAAAAACTGCTCAAATGGCTCGGCATCTCCACCCTGTATCTGCCGCTGCTCGATGTGGATGTGGTCGCGGCCGGCCTGCAGGTGGTGCTGCTCGGCATCCTGAATATTTTTTTCTATCTCGACAAGCGCCGCATCGTGGTTTTTCTTTGCGTCCTGTTTCTGTTCGCCAACATTGCCCTGACGTCACTGAGCCTTTATCTCGGTGCCAGCTATTACGGCTACGGTTTCGCACTGTCGCTGCTGATCACTGTGCTGACGGGGATGCAGTTGCTCTCGCGCAAGCTGGATACGCTGGAGTACGAGACGTTCATGTTGCAATGA
- a CDS encoding TatD family hydrolase — translation MFIDSHCHLDFPDLIKDIDGILGNMRANRVSHALCVSVRLEGFPKVLELAEQHDNLFASVGVHPDYELETEPTQAELVRLAQHPKVVAIGETGLDYFRLTGNLDWQRERFRIHIRASKESGKPLIVHTRSAAADTLRIMTEEDAGNVGGVMHCFTENLQIAQAAIDLGFYISFSGIVTFKNAAIIKEVARSIPLEKILIETDSPYLAPTPHRGKTNQPAFVKHVAEEIALLRGISLEEVGETTSRNFRRLFLNQVQ, via the coding sequence ATGTTTATCGACTCACATTGCCACCTTGATTTTCCGGATTTGATCAAAGATATTGACGGAATCCTGGGCAATATGCGCGCCAACCGGGTCTCTCATGCCTTGTGCGTCTCCGTCCGGCTGGAAGGATTTCCCAAAGTATTGGAACTGGCGGAACAGCACGATAATCTCTTTGCATCGGTCGGTGTACATCCTGATTACGAACTTGAGACTGAGCCGACTCAAGCCGAGTTGGTTCGTCTGGCGCAACATCCAAAGGTTGTTGCCATTGGCGAGACCGGGCTGGATTATTTTCGTTTGACTGGCAATCTGGACTGGCAGCGTGAAAGATTTCGCATCCATATTCGAGCTTCCAAGGAAAGCGGAAAGCCTTTGATCGTGCACACCCGTTCTGCGGCGGCAGATACTTTGCGCATCATGACCGAGGAAGATGCCGGAAATGTCGGCGGCGTGATGCATTGTTTCACCGAGAATCTGCAAATCGCCCAGGCAGCAATCGATCTTGGATTCTATATTTCTTTTTCCGGAATCGTGACTTTCAAGAATGCAGCAATCATCAAAGAGGTCGCCCGGAGCATTCCGCTTGAAAAGATCCTGATCGAAACTGATTCACCTTATCTGGCGCCGACTCCGCACCGGGGTAAAACTAACCAACCGGCCTTTGTGAAACATGTTGCGGAAGAAATAGCATTATTGCGCGGTATCTCGCTTGAAGAAGTTGGCGAAACGACCAGCCGCAATTTCAGACGATTGTTTCTGAACCAAGTGCAATAA
- a CDS encoding PelD GGDEF domain-containing protein, with protein MLDKFFAHFHTALAPVHQRRVMWLEVVVITLGVIAAGIFFEHDNPFQINGEFPWIWIAPVLIALRYGVPPGLVSSLILIAAWKLMDHLSETHESFPEQFFLGGLIMVMLCGEFSAAWGARLRRAEETNNYLDERLSRMTLRHLLLRLSHDRMEQEILTKPVTLRDALGGLRQLTSGQVDSSLPASLPLLQLLTQYCQLESAAIFVLSEDGDYVRTSQIGSAPGLSASDPLLLHALEHQSLSHLLIEGLADLELPSPFLVVAPILTSDKKVLGVLAIDRMPFLALNEENLQMLSVMLGYYADCVNEAEGARQFFRLFPDAPHDFAAEFSRLLHLQRSNNIISHVVVLSFANDEKGRQAVNQLTHIRRGLDIPWLTQAGDRTLLVNLMPLANESAVDGYLLRIETMLKEYMGADYDQWSLTPIRISLAESDPMVSLKRIFDTRHD; from the coding sequence ATGCTAGACAAGTTCTTTGCGCATTTCCATACCGCATTGGCCCCCGTGCATCAAAGGCGGGTGATGTGGCTGGAAGTGGTAGTGATCACGCTGGGCGTCATCGCTGCGGGGATTTTCTTCGAGCACGACAATCCGTTCCAGATCAACGGCGAATTCCCGTGGATATGGATTGCCCCGGTATTGATCGCGCTACGCTATGGCGTGCCACCGGGACTGGTTTCATCGCTTATCCTGATCGCCGCATGGAAATTGATGGACCATTTGTCGGAGACCCATGAGAGCTTTCCCGAGCAGTTTTTTCTGGGTGGCCTGATTATGGTGATGCTATGCGGTGAGTTCAGTGCCGCTTGGGGCGCACGCCTGCGTCGGGCGGAAGAAACCAACAATTACCTGGACGAGCGATTGAGCAGAATGACGCTTCGTCATTTGCTGCTCAGGCTCTCGCATGACCGCATGGAGCAGGAAATCCTGACCAAGCCAGTCACGCTACGCGATGCCTTGGGCGGTCTGAGGCAATTGACTTCCGGACAGGTCGATTCGAGCTTGCCCGCATCGCTTCCTTTGCTTCAGTTGTTGACGCAGTATTGCCAGCTGGAATCCGCGGCGATTTTTGTTTTATCCGAAGACGGAGACTATGTGCGGACAAGCCAGATAGGTTCCGCTCCCGGCTTGTCTGCCAGCGATCCGTTGCTGCTTCATGCACTGGAACATCAGTCGCTGTCTCACCTGCTTATCGAGGGTTTGGCCGACCTGGAACTTCCCTCGCCGTTCCTGGTGGTCGCGCCCATTCTGACCAGCGACAAGAAAGTATTGGGCGTGCTGGCAATCGATCGTATGCCTTTTCTTGCGCTGAACGAAGAAAACCTGCAGATGCTTTCGGTTATGCTCGGTTACTATGCGGACTGCGTGAACGAAGCCGAGGGGGCGCGTCAATTCTTCAGGCTCTTTCCCGACGCGCCGCATGACTTTGCCGCAGAATTTTCGAGACTGCTGCACCTGCAACGCTCCAATAACATCATCAGCCATGTCGTCGTGCTGTCCTTCGCCAACGACGAGAAGGGGCGCCAGGCCGTTAACCAGCTGACCCACATTCGGCGAGGCCTGGACATTCCATGGCTAACCCAGGCCGGGGATCGTACGTTGCTGGTCAATCTGATGCCGCTGGCCAATGAATCGGCAGTAGATGGATATTTGCTTCGTATCGAAACCATGCTGAAGGAATACATGGGAGCCGATTATGACCAATGGAGCCTGACACCGATCAGAATCAGTCTGGCCGAAAGCGATCCGATGGTATCCCTGAAACGAATTTTTGATACACGCCATGATTAA
- the pelF gene encoding GT4 family glycosyltransferase PelF, with protein sequence MNFPRAERADIGLLLEGTFPYVSGGVSSWVNQIIHGFPQYTFALVFIGSRAEDYGDAKYVLPDNVVHLETHYLHNHHAVPQVRPMHGDPAVFGDIKHLHECFRFPETNPDGRETFKKLIPELSANGGASLDTFLYSQTAWEFVKEKYQKHCTDPSFVDYFWTVRSMHAPIWLLADIAENFIPVRAYHSVSTGYAGLLGALLKEKNGCPLVLSEHGIYTKERKIDLFQAQWVRDNRNVFQRDPTEISYFRQLWIRFFQALGTRCYDSADHIVALFEANRLRQIEDGAPAERTRNIPNGVNVARFAALRAERPASPPPILCLIGRVVPIKDIKTYIRAMRTVVNRMPEAQGWIAGPEDEDPDYVDECRDLVNGLGLDGSIKFLGFQQMTELLPRIGLVVLSSISEGLPLVLLEGFAAGVPAVTTDVGSCRQLIYGLDEQDQAFGAAGRIVNIADPQALAEAALELLTDEAAWHAASEAGIRRVEAYYTQEQMFASYRAIYEVVTTWRA encoded by the coding sequence ATGAATTTTCCGCGCGCTGAACGTGCCGACATCGGACTGCTGCTGGAAGGCACATTTCCTTATGTTTCCGGCGGAGTGTCGAGCTGGGTCAACCAGATCATCCACGGTTTCCCCCAATATACGTTTGCCCTGGTTTTCATCGGCAGCAGGGCTGAAGATTACGGCGATGCAAAGTATGTCCTGCCGGATAACGTCGTTCATCTGGAAACCCATTATCTGCATAATCACCATGCGGTACCGCAAGTGCGCCCGATGCACGGAGATCCGGCGGTCTTCGGGGATATCAAGCATCTGCACGAATGTTTCCGTTTCCCCGAGACCAATCCCGATGGCAGGGAGACCTTCAAGAAACTCATTCCAGAACTTTCAGCCAATGGCGGCGCCAGTCTTGACACCTTTCTGTACAGCCAGACGGCTTGGGAATTCGTCAAGGAAAAATACCAGAAACACTGCACCGATCCTTCGTTCGTCGATTATTTCTGGACGGTGCGCTCGATGCATGCGCCGATCTGGTTGCTGGCCGATATCGCCGAGAATTTCATTCCGGTGCGCGCATATCACTCGGTTTCAACCGGTTATGCCGGATTGCTCGGCGCATTGCTGAAGGAAAAAAACGGATGTCCGCTGGTTCTTTCCGAGCATGGCATTTACACCAAGGAACGCAAGATCGATTTGTTCCAGGCTCAATGGGTCAGGGACAATCGCAATGTTTTTCAGCGCGATCCCACCGAAATCAGTTATTTCCGCCAGTTGTGGATACGGTTTTTTCAGGCGCTCGGTACACGTTGCTACGACAGCGCAGACCATATCGTCGCCCTGTTCGAGGCCAACCGCTTGCGACAAATCGAAGATGGCGCGCCGGCAGAACGTACCCGCAACATTCCAAATGGCGTCAATGTGGCCCGTTTCGCCGCACTGCGCGCTGAGCGCCCGGCTTCGCCACCGCCTATCCTTTGCCTGATCGGCCGCGTCGTGCCGATCAAGGACATCAAGACCTACATCCGTGCGATGCGCACAGTGGTCAACCGGATGCCCGAAGCGCAGGGCTGGATCGCCGGGCCGGAGGATGAAGATCCGGACTATGTGGACGAATGCCGCGATCTGGTCAATGGCCTGGGTCTTGACGGCAGCATCAAATTTCTCGGCTTTCAGCAGATGACTGAACTGTTGCCCAGGATCGGTCTGGTCGTGCTCAGTTCGATCAGCGAAGGATTGCCGCTCGTGCTCCTGGAGGGTTTTGCCGCAGGCGTTCCCGCTGTCACTACGGATGTCGGCTCCTGCCGCCAGCTGATCTACGGATTGGATGAGCAGGATCAGGCGTTCGGTGCTGCCGGACGAATCGTTAACATTGCCGATCCGCAGGCCCTGGCGGAAGCCGCGCTGGAATTGCTGACCGACGAGGCAGCCTGGCACGCGGCGAGCGAGGCTGGCATTCGGCGGGTCGAAGCCTATTACACACAGGAGCAGATGTTTGCCAGCTATCGGGCCATTTATGAAGTGGTGACCACATGGCGGGCATAG